The segment GATGGAAGCGCTTTGTAACCACTTAAAAGATCTTCCTGATACGGCATTTCAATCAGCTGATTGGGTCCTTTTTTGGCAGTTGGTATTCCCGATCACTTCACCAGAAGACGATGATCCCGTATTGCAAGAGCAGTTTACCCGTTCTTTTAACTTAATGGAGAAAGATGTTTATAAGCCTGCAATGCATAATTATATTGCCTTAGCTTTAGCGGAGAGTGATCTTTTTACGCGAGAACTTTTTGTTGATTTCGAACATGACAATAAGCTTTGGCCACTCTACTGGTATTGCATGGGGGCTTATATTAAATCAGGGGGAGAGGCGCCCTTTTTGGAAGGGTTAGCATACAGAACGAACATCACTGCAGGTCAGGTGCATCATCTTATTTTGGGTCACCGAGGCATGGTAGGCTCTGTAAGCGAACCTTTCCGCAATGTCTTGAAAAAGTGTCACATTGGGGATTTTAACTATCTACTAAAGGCTGCGAACCACGTTGGCTGGAGTTCCCTAAGCACATACCTTTGTTATTCTGGATCTCTTTCTAATAACTAGCGACAAGGCCGAAGTGGAACCGGAAGCCAGGAGCTTTGGGATTATTCGCCACTTCGAGTTGCTTGATCTGGATACCGAGGTCGCCACGGAAGTTGATATAGGGACCTAGCTCATACCGGACGCCAGGGCCAAAACTGAGGAGATATTCGGTTTTGGGAACGTTCTCTTCTGTACGAACATCTCGCCCAATTCCATAGTCTAGGAATGCTAAGAACTGGAGCATTTCGCCGTTATACCCTTTCTTCTTAAGAAGAGAAAGGGGAGGGGAGCGGAGTTCTGTCGAAATAAGAAGGGCATTGTCCACATTGACCTGACGCTCTTTATAGCCGCGGACGGTGTTGTAACCCCCCAGTCCTGACTGCTCACTGGGGAGGAGGTTTTGGGTGGAGGCTTGTCCACGGAGGGTTAGGGCAAAGGCAAAGTTGCTGGGGAGGCGGAAAATCGGCGCAAAGGTAATCCGTCCATAGAGGTAGGAGCTTTTAGCTTTGTAGCGGACTTTGCTATAGTCCTGTTTTTTTTGCTCACCGATCCAAGGACCAGGAGAATAGAAAAGCTCTACAGTTAAAGAGAAGCGGAGCGCTTCGTTGTCGAACCCTCCATTATAGCCAAGAGCGAGTTGGGTAAGGTTAACGCTATGAAGGTAAACTTCATTTCCACCAAACTCGAGGTTGTTATCGGTTCGTTTATAGTCGAAGCCTAGGATGATGTCATGGAGATAGCTTGGCATATGGGGGAGGATGAAGTTGTAGCGGGTACTCGCTTGGGCGGCGTAGCCCGAGTTTCTCAGTGCTGATTGCTGTGTTTCCATCTTCCCTTGGACTTGGGAGTAACCTCCGTAGAAGACCCAGACATCGCGCCAGGGGAGGGGAGCGGTATATTGACCGGTGAGGGCCCAAAAGCGGTTGACGTTGGGAGCAGTGGTTGCTTGGAAGGAGAAGATGTGGTCGAGGCCAAAGACGTTGGCCCAGTTGGCACCTACAAAGAGGCGGGTGGTGTCGGTTTCGTCATAACCGGTGTTGTCAACTCCGCCATAGACACGCCAAGGGCGGCTGTCAACAGTGAGGAGGCGGATGTCAGTGGTTCCGGCGATTTCTCCGGGACCGTAGATCACATCGACCTGGCGGAAAGGGTTCCGGTTGATCCAGGTAAGGTCGGCGACAAGGACGTTCGAGTCGATCGCCTCCCCTTCGTGAAGGCGGATGTAGTCTTTAAGGCGGGAGCTTTTGAAATACCTGTTCCCTTCGACGGTGACTTTGCCCAGTTTTCCCTCAACGACGATCACTTGGAGGATCCCTTCGGTGATCTTTTGCTGGGGGATTTCAACGGTGACGATCGGACGTCCCCATCGGCGGTAGTAGAGGAGGATCTCTTGCTTTAGATCGACAAGTCCTTGCTTGGTGAGGGGTTTTCCAAGGAATTGGTTCGTGAGCATCACATTGAAATTATAAACGCTTCCAGGAACTTGAACGTTGACCGTTTCGCCCCCCCCAAGGGCATGGGAAAGCGCTTCGTCAGAAAGGTGGGTGCGTGAATCGGTGAGGACGACTCCATTGAGCTCGGGGATGATCACCTGGTCGCCATCATCGGTCACTTTGACTGCAGAGGAGGTGGGGCCATAGGTGGTTCCCTGCTCTCCTTCAAACTGGGTGGGCTCTTTAGGCTTGACTCGCTCAAAGTTTTGGGCGCATAAGGCGGTTGCAATGAGGGTGAAGAGGATCGATAATTTCATAGTTCTGTATTCTCAATAGGTTTTGGAAAAGTGATAAACCCATTCATCCTTACATTATGGAAGGAGTGGTTCATCATACGTTGAAAGTATAGCTGGTCTCCAATAACTTGGAAACTAGAAAGTCCTTTTTCTTTCCTTTTTTCGTAAGCGTCTTCGTCGTACGCAAGTTGGAACTCTTCGGACCATCCGAGATATTCGTTCATTGGATGGAGATCGGTTAAGAGTTCACTCACGAGAAGTTGACTTTGTTCAATGTTAGCGAATGAGGCGGCTCCATTGCGGTAAAAGATGCAGAGAGGGATACCAGCGGTTGTTGATGGATCAAAGGAGAAGGGGGCCCACGCTTCGGTTTCGCTGTTGACAAAGAGGGGTCCGGGGGTAAAGGCGACGTTGTTGATCGTTCCTTCGATGCGAGTCACATCTCTTGAAGGGGTATAGAGGAGGATGTTCCCTGCGCTGTTGATCTTTGAGCCAGGTGCCATGTGAATGCCCTTGGGAAGGACTCCAAACTCATACTTAGCTCCATGGTTAACCGAGAGGGTAAGAGGGGCGTTTGAGTGATTTTTAATCGTTGAGCCCGTTCCCATTCTCACAGATCCTCCGATCAAAAAGGTGATCTCTTTTTCCCTACTATCGATGTGGCTATTTCCAATTAGCTCAAAGTCTCCGTGGGTTTGGATCAGGGTTGGCCCGCTGGTATACAGGGTTTGCTCTCCCCCTGCTAGGATCAGATCTTTTCCTGCAAAAAGAGAGAGAGGGCCTTGGGCGATCATCGAAGCGTTATTTTGACGCAGGCTTCCCCGAAGGATGTTAATGTTCAGGATGCCTGCGCTGTCGATAGAGGCTTGTTCTCTTGTCAATGAGTTTCCAATTAAGGAGAGGTCACCTTGGCTAACCGTAATATCGATCCGTCCTTGCCACGGGCCTACGCCCACACCATTAGAGATAAAGGCATAAGACGAGCCTGTTTTGGGAGCTTCTCCATGAATTTTTAGATCTTTTCCTGCAAAAAGACTCAAGTTACAAAACGCAGGTCCCACAGTTCCCACGATGCCGAGTCCTGCAGCAGACTCTCGCCCGCCCTCTTTGCAGTTATTAAGGGTAATATTTTTCTCAGCAACGACGCGGACCGTTCCAATCTTGGCATCGGTTTCTCCCTTTTCGCTATTTCCGGTAAAGGCACCGATAAAGGTAGCGCTATTTCCTTGACCGGCAGTGAGGGTGATATCTCCTCCCGAGGTGACGGAAACTAGGTCAGAGGTAAAGGTATGAGTCTCAGTTGTGACGGTAAAGTCTTGTCCAAAGCCAATGCCTACAAATTTTCCATTGCAGTTGCCATCGCCGACTAAAGTAATAGAGCCCTTAGCATCGACTGTGATATTTCCGCTATAGGTGTCTTTAAAACGGCGGGCAGTTCCCCCATGGCCGATCAGCGTGTAGGCATCTTTTCCTCCATGCGCAGCAAGGAGTTCGACCGTTCCATTGACGTTCGAAAGGGTGATGTCACCTTGTGCGTGAACAATTGCACTATTTTGTGCATTGTCTTTTTCAGCAGCAAGACCAATCTGAGCAAAGCAAAAGTCTTTGGACGAGGAAGTCATCCGCACATCTCCCCCGACGTGGTGAATGGTGATGTTTCCGGAAAGAGAGCGGTCACAGTCAGCGGTTGTGTGACTGGTGTTAATATGACCGATAAGGGCAAAATGGTCGACTGCTTGGACGATAAGATCACCCCCAACGGTGAGATCAATGTTGCTTTTTAAAAAGGCTGCATCAGATCCAATCTGTCCTTGCCCTCCTTTTCCTCCTAGTACAAGGAGGTGGCGCCCTGTTTTGATCGAGACATTTCCATAGCGGCTGCCAAGGCGGCTAACTCTATCTTGTCCGCTGATCTGAAGATCTTTTCCAACGTTGCAGATGATATCTCCCCACCCTTCATTTTGAACATCTCCTTGAACGATCAGATTCCGCTCAGCTAACAAGGTAAGAGGATAATCGCTGTCGTAACCATACATGTCAGACTCAATAATAATGTCCCCATTCCCTCCAAAGGCAGAGTGGGTTGCAATTTCAACGGGGCCATCTCTAAGGTCATTAATTAGGGATTGAACAGAAAAAATCGTTGTCTGTGCTGTAGGGACATGTTTCCCTCCAGCCCGTATCATTCCTGAAGAGCTACTATTTGAAGTGATTAAAATATCGCTGGGGTCGTATAGAAGTGTTCCTGGGAGGCCAATAGAAGCAGTTCGGTCGACATGACCTGCTTCTTTTTCAAGGTGAGCTCCTGAGACTTCGACAAATCCCCCATCACCTCCCGTTTTTCCTCCACGCACTTCAATCTTTCCCGCAAAGAAGGTAGAGCCGTCAGACCAGAGGACCACTTCGCCCCCTTTCCCTTTTTGGAAGGTGTTGGCACGGATGGTGGCTCCTTCTCTAACGATTGTTGACTCGGAGTGGAGAAGATCGCGGTTCTTTCCTTGCTTAGAGCCTCCAATCAGAACTTGTCCGCCTCCAAAGTTACTTGAGACATCGACAAGGGCATTTTCATCGAGGAGAACCTCTTTTCCAAAGACGTGGACCGTTCCCTGTGTCGCAGTGAGGGTACCGCTGACTTCAACACTTCCTCCCTCAGCAACTAAGTAAATGTCACCCCCTCGATTTTCAACATTGAGGGCGTCAGCCTTTCCGTT is part of the Candidatus Neptunochlamydia vexilliferae genome and harbors:
- a CDS encoding ShlB/FhaC/HecB family hemolysin secretion/activation protein, whose amino-acid sequence is MKLSILFTLIATALCAQNFERVKPKEPTQFEGEQGTTYGPTSSAVKVTDDGDQVIIPELNGVVLTDSRTHLSDEALSHALGGGETVNVQVPGSVYNFNVMLTNQFLGKPLTKQGLVDLKQEILLYYRRWGRPIVTVEIPQQKITEGILQVIVVEGKLGKVTVEGNRYFKSSRLKDYIRLHEGEAIDSNVLVADLTWINRNPFRQVDVIYGPGEIAGTTDIRLLTVDSRPWRVYGGVDNTGYDETDTTRLFVGANWANVFGLDHIFSFQATTAPNVNRFWALTGQYTAPLPWRDVWVFYGGYSQVQGKMETQQSALRNSGYAAQASTRYNFILPHMPSYLHDIILGFDYKRTDNNLEFGGNEVYLHSVNLTQLALGYNGGFDNEALRFSLTVELFYSPGPWIGEQKKQDYSKVRYKAKSSYLYGRITFAPIFRLPSNFAFALTLRGQASTQNLLPSEQSGLGGYNTVRGYKERQVNVDNALLISTELRSPPLSLLKKKGYNGEMLQFLAFLDYGIGRDVRTEENVPKTEYLLSFGPGVRYELGPYINFRGDLGIQIKQLEVANNPKAPGFRFHFGLVASY
- a CDS encoding filamentous hemagglutinin N-terminal domain-containing protein, whose amino-acid sequence is MDKTYVAALILAPIFLMAKPSGPKVAQGEATFAHPTNQHMEIVTGNKTIINWESFSIAEGETIQFKQLSNLSAVLNRVSSKETSALLGALKSNGTVYLINPNGILIGPNATIDTHAFIASSLDVLDSEFLEGKTLRFFGDSDARVVNLGKVSASSGDVILLGRFVKNEGQIAAPNGMVGVAVGREILLKPGSEERIFISPSSESDRRKGIGISGHGDIEALKIRLIADGNPYKLAINHNGKADALNVENRGGDIYLVAEGGSVEVSGTLTATQGTVHVFGKEVLLDENALVDVSSNFGGGQVLIGGSKQGKNRDLLHSESTIVREGATIRANTFQKGKGGEVVLWSDGSTFFAGKIEVRGGKTGGDGGFVEVSGAHLEKEAGHVDRTASIGLPGTLLYDPSDILITSNSSSSGMIRAGGKHVPTAQTTIFSVQSLINDLRDGPVEIATHSAFGGNGDIIIESDMYGYDSDYPLTLLAERNLIVQGDVQNEGWGDIICNVGKDLQISGQDRVSRLGSRYGNVSIKTGRHLLVLGGKGGQGQIGSDAAFLKSNIDLTVGGDLIVQAVDHFALIGHINTSHTTADCDRSLSGNITIHHVGGDVRMTSSSKDFCFAQIGLAAEKDNAQNSAIVHAQGDITLSNVNGTVELLAAHGGKDAYTLIGHGGTARRFKDTYSGNITVDAKGSITLVGDGNCNGKFVGIGFGQDFTVTTETHTFTSDLVSVTSGGDITLTAGQGNSATFIGAFTGNSEKGETDAKIGTVRVVAEKNITLNNCKEGGRESAAGLGIVGTVGPAFCNLSLFAGKDLKIHGEAPKTGSSYAFISNGVGVGPWQGRIDITVSQGDLSLIGNSLTREQASIDSAGILNINILRGSLRQNNASMIAQGPLSLFAGKDLILAGGEQTLYTSGPTLIQTHGDFELIGNSHIDSREKEITFLIGGSVRMGTGSTIKNHSNAPLTLSVNHGAKYEFGVLPKGIHMAPGSKINSAGNILLYTPSRDVTRIEGTINNVAFTPGPLFVNSETEAWAPFSFDPSTTAGIPLCIFYRNGAASFANIEQSQLLVSELLTDLHPMNEYLGWSEEFQLAYDEDAYEKRKEKGLSSFQVIGDQLYFQRMMNHSFHNVRMNGFITFPKPIENTEL